The nucleotide window CCCTGTGGCCGAGGGGAATCCCGTTTGGGCGGCATCGACGATTTCCCGCAACCCCCGGGACTGAAATGCCGCGGCGAAAATCGAACCGATCACGGTTCCCCCGAAGAGCGCGGGCAGGGGCTTGATCCTCAGAACGACCATGACGATGATCAGGAGAGGCGGGGCCAGAAGAACCGGATGGATGGTGAAGTTGTCTTGAAGCGTCCGCAGAATGAGGTCGATGCCTCCGCTTTCCAGATTGCCGGAGGAAAATTTCAAGCCCAGGATGACGTAGAGCACAAGCGCGATGAGATAGGCCGGAAGACCGGTGTAGACCATGTGCCGGATATGGGAAAAAACGTCGGTTCCCGAAACGGCCGGCGCCAGATTCGTGGTATCCGAAAGCGGCGACATTTTATCGCCGAAATACGCTCCGGAAACGATCGCTCCGGCGACCATGGGCAGCGGGATGCCCATCCCGCCGCCGACACCGATAAGGGCCACCCCGACCGTTCCGGCCGTGGACCAGGAAGATCCTGTGCCGAGGGCGACCACCGTACACGTGACAAAAGCGGCGGCCAGAAAGAGGCCCGGAGAAAGAAGATTGAGCCCGTAATAGATCATGGCCGGGACGATTCCACCCTGAATCCAGGTTCCGATCATGATCCCCACGACAAGCAGGATCAGAACAGCGGGCAGAGCCAGGGTGATGCCGCGGATCATGCCGTCTTCGACCGTCTGCCAAGGATGCCCCCGCGACATGGCAACGGCCGCGGCCACTGCTGAAGCGCAGACAAGAGGGATATGGGCCGGCAGCTTGAACATGATGATCGTGACCGCCAGGGCCGGGATGAGAAACAGGATGGGGATGAGGGCCGTCGCCAAGGGAACAGGTTCAGTCGGTCGTTTCATCTTCCAAATCCAAGTTTAGGATTGTAAGACGGAGACGGGAAAAAAGCAAAGGGAAGAATCAGAGCCTGTCGATTTTCACACCGGTGTAATACTTTTTGATGATATCCTTATAGGAGGCGCCGGACAGGGCCATACCGTAAGCGCCGACCTGGCAGAGACCGACGCCGTGTCCCCAGCCGCGACCCGAGAAAGTGAAATGTGTCACGCGTCCGTCGGCGTCGTATTCCCGGTCGATGACAAATAGGGTGTCCCGGAGGCCGAGCACGTACCGGACTCTGAGACCCCGGACCGTGAGATCCCCGCCCTTTCTCCGGACGGCGATTTCCACGGCCCGGCGGGACTTGCCGCGCTTGCGGACCACGACATCGAGAAGTTCGTCCGAGGATGGGTGAAACTGATTGATCAAGGCCTCGACTTCCCGGATCGATTTCCGGACCTGCCATCGATGATAGCGGGATGTCCGGTCGAGGACGTTCGATTGCACGGGGAAAACCACTTCGATGACGGGAGCACGACCTTCTTTCTCAAACCAGCGCAGAGTCTCTCCTCCCAGAAGAACAAGGTGTGAGGCCAGCGACCGGTCGCCGTCGAGATTCCGTATCAGAAAAGGCTGGGGAACGGCTGTCACCGTTATGTTTTCCGAACCCCGGGACATCTCGAAAATGCCCGTCTCCTTGTCCCGCCCGCGGAAAACGCCCTGCTGCCAGGGCTCCTTCAATGAAGCGATGATCCGCGAAAGGCTGAGAGCGAGATCGGCCCGGGTCACCGGTTTGTCGAGATCGCCTGTTTGCCTCAAAGAGGGAAAGAAACCGGCCTGGAGAAGATAGGCCAGAGCCGGCCGATCCTCGGCCGAAACGGATGGAGAATCGCGCAAAACGAAATTCACTTCGCCGGCAAGCATGAGCTTCTCCACCCGGTCCCGCCAACGAAACGAGCGAACGATCATCTTCGCCAGGTTTGCGAAGCTCAGAGGATCCGGACCCGGGTCATAAGCATCGCCGTTCATCCCCAGGGTTTTCAGGGCTCCGGAAATCCAGTCCGCGGCCTCCGTGGGAGGAATCTCTTCGGCAAAAAACGCGGCGCCTGAGGAGAAAGGAATGATTCCCCAAGCCGCAAGAAACGCGATATCGGGAGAAATGTTCCGCCCGCCCGCTTCGATGACCGCAGGTCCTTTCCAGCCTTCGACAAGCCATTCGGCCTGTTTTTCATATGTGCATTCCGTGCTTTTCAGGTAGGGTGAGGGGCTGCCGGAAAAGACATTCTCCACATCCTCGGTCATACCGCCGCAGGTGCTGGTGTAGAGGGCGTTGATGAGCTCGCCCCGGTGAAGAATCACTTCCCCGGCGGTCTCTTCGACGGCCCGGGTGCTCAGCGGGTGCTCCGCGCTCATTCCTCCGTAAAGCTGGGATCGGGGCGTATCG belongs to Acidobacteriota bacterium and includes:
- the nhaC gene encoding Na+/H+ antiporter NhaC, with amino-acid sequence MKRPTEPVPLATALIPILFLIPALAVTIIMFKLPAHIPLVCASAVAAAVAMSRGHPWQTVEDGMIRGITLALPAVLILLVVGIMIGTWIQGGIVPAMIYYGLNLLSPGLFLAAAFVTCTVVALGTGSSWSTAGTVGVALIGVGGGMGIPLPMVAGAIVSGAYFGDKMSPLSDTTNLAPAVSGTDVFSHIRHMVYTGLPAYLIALVLYVILGLKFSSGNLESGGIDLILRTLQDNFTIHPVLLAPPLLIIVMVVLRIKPLPALFGGTVIGSIFAAAFQSRGLREIVDAAQTGFPSATGVAAVDDLLTRGGLESMMPTVGLVICALSFGGIMERTGMLGAVAAALLRRVKRPGGLVATTVFSSLGMNIVASDQYLAIVIPGRMYKEAYDKMGLHPKNLSRALESSGTLTSPLIPWNSCGAFMHATLGVSPLAYLPYAFLNLLIPLITIGYGYAGISMAPAEGPVELQKNGGSGAAGKTGEHHEK
- a CDS encoding SpoIID/LytB domain-containing protein; the protein is MSFRHIRYFIILFMAIFFLAGSPPEFGQENEFFHGFLIPKPVISIGLGDNLQDILIRSSSGMTIYEIHGGYTLLAEDADEVRVRGAGGKLAEKYVLLAGQAKERREADLLAEDLKMRTKARIYVEEDRQADIGGVFQVKVGDFLTRGEALEALTALKKQDFSDIWIIREILGERETRPNWILLDGEIKPLSAETVLYFVPSHPESFLSYNGRSYRGLFILRGTRKGVVLVNLLNLEDYLKGVVPGELSPYQFGKIEALKAQAVAARTYAMKNLGQYRDLGYDLVDTPRSQLYGGMSAEHPLSTRAVEETAGEVILHRGELINALYTSTCGGMTEDVENVFSGSPSPYLKSTECTYEKQAEWLVEGWKGPAVIEAGGRNISPDIAFLAAWGIIPFSSGAAFFAEEIPPTEAADWISGALKTLGMNGDAYDPGPDPLSFANLAKMIVRSFRWRDRVEKLMLAGEVNFVLRDSPSVSAEDRPALAYLLQAGFFPSLRQTGDLDKPVTRADLALSLSRIIASLKEPWQQGVFRGRDKETGIFEMSRGSENITVTAVPQPFLIRNLDGDRSLASHLVLLGGETLRWFEKEGRAPVIEVVFPVQSNVLDRTSRYHRWQVRKSIREVEALINQFHPSSDELLDVVVRKRGKSRRAVEIAVRRKGGDLTVRGLRVRYVLGLRDTLFVIDREYDADGRVTHFTFSGRGWGHGVGLCQVGAYGMALSGASYKDIIKKYYTGVKIDRL